One Candidatus Obscuribacterales bacterium genomic window, CCATTCTGCCACCGACTCAAGTTCGTCGTCTGGAGAATTATGGATCTCCACAACTGGGGCAGGGCCGTTAAATACTGAAACTGTATGACGACGCTCTTCTCGGTTGCCGTCTACATCACTGATGCTGCTGGGCAGGAGGCGATCGGCAGCGGCACGAATTTGATGGGAGGTGCGGTAGTTGATGGTGAGGGTATGGGATCGACCTCGGATATCAACGCCTAGGGCTTTCCAGGAAAAGGGCTGTTGGAAAATGCGTTGGCCTAGGTCGCCGGTGAAAAATAGGCTATCGGGTCGTTGGCAGCCCAGGGCAGCTAGGAAGCGCAGCTCGGCTACGCCCATATCCTGGGCTTCGTCAATGATGGCAAAGGTGTAAGGGTAATCACCCGTTTGGATGAGATGCTCGGTCACCTGTTGAAAGATGGTGGGCCAGGTCAGTTGCTGGTGTTCGCCTAAGTGATGGTGAACCTGTGCAAAGATCTGCCATAGGATCTCTCTCTGTTTTATCCCTAGGCGGGTTTTGCGGCCCAGTCTAGGTACGTCGCGATAAGCATCCCAGGTTGTCAGCCGCCATGGGTCTACGACTGTGCTCCACTCGCCCCATAGGAACGTACCCGTAAATTTTCCTGGGGCACTATCTTGGGCGATCGCGACCAGATGCGATCGCAGGTCTTCTGGATCAACCAGATTAGGTGGTAAAGCAAAGGCAGTATAAAGCTCCAGCGCTACCTCTTGGATGGCTTTAACCTCAATCCGGTCGATGATACTTGGCTCATTGCCAACCAGACGATACAGCTTAAGGGCCAGTGCATTGGCTAGGGCAGGGGAGAAGGTTGTTAATAAAACGGTCGATTGGGGATGGGAACGGGCCAACCATACGGCGCGATGGAGACCGACAATGGTTTTACCGGTGCCAGCGGAACCTGAAACGCGGGTCGGGCCGCTACAGTCTCGTTCCACAAGCGATCGCTGCCCTGGATGCAGGAAAACAGTCCATTTTTCCCAAGGATATTGGAGAGCCCGGTCTAGTTCTTCACTATTACTCATCACCCGGAAACGCCGTTGGGCATCGGGATGCTTGAAGGGATCTATATCATCAGGAATGGCAACCGGTTTCTGGGGTTTTCCGCCAGTCGCCAGTTCTAGGAGGGCTTCGGCAGCTTCTTGGGGGAGGTGGTCGGCTAGGTCGAAGAGGGTGTCTTCTGTAGCAGCTTGGGCATCGTCTAGCCATTCTGGGGGCACCCCATAGGCTAGGAGGTCTTCGGCTGAGATGGCGGCAAACAACTGAGGTTTGGGTGAAGCGACAGCCGGCACCGTGACTGTTTTTTGGATGATCACCTCTTCTACCGTTTCCCGCACCTCCACCAGTTGAGCAGCACCGGTTTTGGGATGGCGCTCGATCTTGCGCCGCCTGGCCCAGGTGTAGGCATCATCGTGGTGATCCACGTAGCAAAGCATGAGGCTAGCATCAGTTTTATGGACAATGAGGCGAATGTCTAGATTGACGCTAACTGACCAAAAGTTGGGGTCTTTGACGCGATCGAGTTTGTGAAACCGTAGACCAGAACTCGTTGAGTTGAGCTGGAGGTCGAAGGCAGCGGTTTTAACTACTTTTTGCTCTTGGCTGGTCAGCTTGGTGAGGCTGTCGGTGAAGGTATCTGCGATGCGGAATTCCATTAGTCACCTAGAAGTGGAGTAATCGCTTGCAACAGATCAGGGATACTAGATTTTAGGGTAAGCCAAATACGATCGACATCTACACCTTCGTAGTCGTGAATGAGTTTGTCTCGCATTCCTGCCATTGCTGACCAAGGGATATTAGGATGTTGGTTGCGGAATTCAGGAGATAGGCGTTTGACAGCCTCGCCTAGGACAGCAATTT contains:
- a CDS encoding DUF86 domain-containing protein produces the protein NPRDQASLLDIAKAARFSLDFVNGVTQEGFAADTKTQSAVLYQIAVLGEAVKRLSPEFRNQHPNIPWSAMAGMRDKLIHDYEGVDVDRIWLTLKSSIPDLLQAITPLLGD
- a CDS encoding 3'-5' exonuclease, with translation MEFRIADTFTDSLTKLTSQEQKVVKTAAFDLQLNSTSSGLRFHKLDRVKDPNFWSVSVNLDIRLIVHKTDASLMLCYVDHHDDAYTWARRRKIERHPKTGAAQLVEVRETVEEVIIQKTVTVPAVASPKPQLFAAISAEDLLAYGVPPEWLDDAQAATEDTLFDLADHLPQEAAEALLELATGGKPQKPVAIPDDIDPFKHPDAQRRFRVMSNSEELDRALQYPWEKWTVFLHPGQRSLVERDCSGPTRVSGSAGTGKTIVGLHRAVWLARSHPQSTVLLTTFSPALANALALKLYRLVGNEPSIIDRIEVKAIQEVALELYTAFALPPNLVDPEDLRSHLVAIAQDSAPGKFTGTFLWGEWSTVVDPWRLTTWDAYRDVPRLGRKTRLGIKQREILWQIFAQVHHHLGEHQQLTWPTIFQQVTEHLIQTGDYPYTFAIIDEAQDMGVAELRFLAALGCQRPDSLFFTGDLGQRIFQQPFSWKALGVDIRGRSHTLTINYRTSHQIRAAADRLLPSSISDVDGNREERRHTVSVFNGPAPVVEIHNSPDDELESVAEWIANHLTMNLQPDEIGVFVRDRPQLERAIAAIQKAGATPIELDDHIAYTPGHIAVSTMHLAKGLEFRAVVVMACDDEVIPLQERIEYISDESDLEEVYNTERHLLYVACTRARDYLLVSGVDPASEFLDDLWTDTKSG